Part of the Nicotiana sylvestris chromosome 2, ASM39365v2, whole genome shotgun sequence genome, aggagatgagtttcggcacagtttatatacagttcacataatatcaaagcggtaaaaggcaaccaattagcacattcagcccaaacatgtaacaaaatcagataaaaccaaatataacaatttatacaAGCTCGAAtttttaaccctgaaccagtggttctgggtcaagttttatccccagcagagtcaccagagctgtcacacctcctttttccgcccgcGCCGCACGCAAAGGGGCatggaagggagttttttccaattaaaggacaatcgaaaagggatttgtttatttatttcagagtctccacttgggagatttagggtgtcccaagtcaccaattttaatcccgaatcgaggaaaagaatgactctgtattacagtccgcgaaccagaaatccggataaggaattctgttaacccgggagaaggtgttaggcattcccgagttccgtggttctagcacggtcgctcaactgttatattcggcttgattatctgatataatacatattataaacttatgtgcaaattttatcctttagccgcttttattatttttatttattgttattattttacggagaattgcaacattgtgaaaacgtatttcaaaccacgtcacaatcaatgcacccgtggttatcgacaccttttgactccgttgagatttggatttgggttacataaatgcacacccatatttaagaaaataatttgttaaagacgcgcctagagcgactagcgtattgttgttttgggaaaggccgtaaaatttcactagacggccaactccgatgttctaaataattaatacatacattttgtgagggccccgcaatctatatgttttactaggcgaggctcatctcacttattttaaatggacaaatcttaaagcgactacatttttctattaaaattagtctctaaaataaagaaataaaatcctaattaattacgagttttttttttaattttaagaaagcatggcgtactaattgctagattaatacaaatattgatgaaaaggaatttcacttaaaaaatttcgaaattataaataaaataaaaattcgacaactaatattcaaaagaatcaaatatagctaaattaaaactcgcattgttataaaaaaaaactattgagattaattattcacaactatttgaaactagatttaaccataattactaaagcttattagaaagtttattaaacttaaatgttcttctaatcttgttcgaactcaaatcatgccttaatgcctaattcacgaaatttagtttaaattcatgccttagctaaatttagctacttgtttcacgattaacctactgttgataatcttaaaaccttcataactagtgaattaacccattttgccaaacctattcattaaagactaatttatgttattttcttttattccaattattattcagtaatacatgaaatagcctaaatacaatctataaaaggaacaaagaaaaagcgaaattaacacttcaaaattccattcttcatatgtattcatgcttccacattattaacttgcaatagctagtattacagtcgtgtacctgatattggaagcaaaagaaaagggagatcagcagaaattcagtagcatacaacaacagcaaaccCAGCAGCAATTCGacccagattcaaggcccagaaaactttgaagaaaaccgaacaactcaatagaacaaacccaaaagtatgtaaacaaactaaacagcaacaacccacgcgtgtattaaaacccgaaactaaactcgtttctcactttgtttttgttttctctttttaaactctatcacactctcttcagattttcagaatgtattcctctctctctaagtaagtctttcaagttcaagtctaATATTCAAGTCTTTTTCTTTTAAGTTCTCCTCTCAAGTCTTCAAGCTCTTTTTCTTCTccctaaaatctgatcaagtctctcctatttattaccatctttcagcatttttaaacataaaacccactatcttcccattcatccccttttaatcccactacctaatattttgtcccccactacattaaacaaataccccattatatcttgtccccatgcttatattaaacaattgcattattccccaccattatatcttgtccccattattgattattttaatattattttaatcctaattgacagagcactcaaaataaataattgttcagaattttaattccaaaatacccctctgaccttactgaaattaccattttgaccctgaaaatattgtaatttactaatctaccccgtcagctataacaatttcaactaatcaattctaaccaaaatatagcagctataaccaattcctaatcagattttatgaacaaactcaaactacatgatgaacaacaaagaaataattggaattattttgattgaacaatctttaaacaacaaatctactttcagattcaacaacaataacaaacaagtatattcaaatcatgagctcaaattcaaattaaacttaaacaaaataaataaacagattcaaatcactaaactcaaacaatcaattgatcttcaaattaaatccaacaaaattacaacaaagatacatgattcaaactaaaatcaaaaattaaaaactaaaacataaactcacattaaatcactgaattaacatGAACTTCAAATAAAAAATGAATTAGCATGTCTtatttaaacaacaaacatgtaagattcaaacgatttaaactaacctcttctatattaaaattaaatccttttaaattaataaaacaaactgaaaaaaataattaattgaaattcaacttaaatctaacaacactataattaaactaattaatttcttcctaaaaataaacaagaaaaatgaaacaaactgaagaaaataacaaaacgataaacatgaacttaatatcgaacatatctaatttcagatccgaaaatatcaaacaaattacggacaaaaaatgaaactcaaacccactaactGGATCGAAATGACGAAGAACTTGGATGAAAGCAAATATGTCCGGAGACAATTATTGCACCAAAATcactcgaatctgcccggaaacttaaACAATAAACGAAGCTCGATGGAGGGGTGTTTGGCGATGACGAGAACTGAAGCAGAAGCAACAAAGCTGCCATGGCCGCGCGAAGCTGGAGAATAAGAAACATCGAGCAGCAACAGCGAAGCTGCCATGGAGAAGAAGCAgccagcagcagcaacaaagcTGTCATGGCTTCTGGCACGCAGCGACATGAAGCTGGAGGAGAAGAAACAACCAGCAGCGACGGGCAGCGACAACTCGACGATGACGAAGCTGGAAGAAGCTGAAGCATTGAACAGTTGCAAGtgacgaggaagaagaagcagcgagGAGGCAACCATGGCTGTTTGAGCTCAAGCTTGACGTAGCTGAAACGAGGAAGAAAacgaagtgtgtgtgtgtgtatacattgctgtgtatgtgtgtgtattgTGTTGGTGTGTGTATGTGTGAGGGGGTGGTTGTGAGGGGGTGGTCGTGGGGATGAGGGGGAAGGGCAGTAGCCATGGGAAGCCATGGGAAGCATGGGGAAGGTTAGTTTAGGTTTTTTTGggtttggttttgtttttgttttgtttttgttttgtttttggagaaaaaaaaatgaaaaataaagaggtgctatggggcggaccgggtcgacccgtgttgagatggaccgggtcatggggaaggttgggtattttttgggcctgtggtttgaaattgaagaagaggcccaattccgattttctttatatatttgctcttttttcttcttttgtttttctaaaactaaattctaaaaatccctaagttattatatagaactaaattaatttataaaatcgcaaattaactctcaataacaattaacgcacaattaagtaataattaagcataaaattgtacaattggacattaaatgctaaaaatacaaacgatgcatatttttgtaatttttattcttgtaaaacaaacctaattattcctaattgtagaattaaatcctaaatgcaaatgcgacatatttttatatttttattaatttaaacaaataaacatgcataaacaaaaatacaaataattatacaaaaataccacaaaaattcaaaaattgcacaccaaggaaatttgttttttttttgggagtaattctttcatagggcaaaaatcacgtgcttacaattagGTCTGAAGTCCTCACCTAAACAAAATGGCCTTGTCAGCCTCGATCTCGGTCCTCATAGATACTAGAGAACGGGACTTTGCTAACCCGGTGCACAAGCTTTATAAGCCCCCCTCGGAATAGTCGAGTACTGTTCAAGCAAAGCAGGTGATCCACGGTGAACCAGCAGCCATCAATTTTGCTCACGAAGACCCGgaggaggatcacgatcctccatATTGAATGATGGGTCTGACCGAGGGACACCTCGTACCTCTTGTAGAAGTCTATGATGACCGGGTCCACCGGTCCCAATGTGAAGGGATAAGTGTCAACATTCAGGTATCCCTCGACATGGGTGGTAATGGCCTCCTCTGGGTCAGGGACCCTAAGGTTTTATCGGCCCAGTTGCAATCTACCCGAACCATAGAGAGGTTCTCTTCATTAATCGAACAGATGTATCTTGAGAAGTATTCACACCGACCCAGTACATAAGAAGTTTTTTCAACCTTAAAATCGTTATTTACCGAGCATCCTCCGGGGATAAACATTTTCAAAGGGGGTTCCTGTACTGGTTCATCGATGGCAGTATGCAAAACCGTTTCTTCGGCCTCAGTAGTCGATCGCAAAGTAGAAGGTGTTTCTTTTTGGAGAATGGTATTTGAGGTCTTTTCCATTTCTTCAAAAAAATGGAGGAGGAATAGAGGAAGAGAGGAAGTTGAAGGTGAGACGAAGACGAACAAAAGTTCTTACAAAACCAGGATATAAGTGCCAGAATTTATTGAGATTCCTAAGGTACGAGGGTAGAAGGTTTGGATGTAAAGTTGGAATGAACAAAAGaagaggtatttatagtttttcaacgACAGTTCGCATCCAGGAGTGGCCGGCCGGCAGCTGACAAGCATTTAATGCCATTAAGACTTGACTGACGAGACGTTTCATTTATTTGGTCGTTTTTGTCGCGGGGTATCGAAGTAAGAATCGGAAGCTCATGTCGTTTCCGTCGTCTACTCTccaaaaaatgaggggactatttgtatacggtcgaaatcgaGCTTGCCTACGACATGGTAGGTTAGGCTCGGAACATGGAAATAGAGGACTGAAGATCGACCCCAAGTCCCAACGTGCTAGAACCCGGGGTCAGAACGTCTGCCTTCGAGAATATCGAGTCCGTGATCCCGGAATCGATCCTAGCGCCGATCGAGCTCGAAGCAACATTGTTAACATAGCCAACAGAAGACCGAAATATCCGTGACCGGTCGGATATTACGGCGGGAATCTCGGCACTTATCAATAAGGGAACGACATCAGCTAATCAAgagattttttaccttttatagagttGTACCTAAAGTAGGACTCCTCTATTATATAAATGGGGTCTGATAATTCATTTAACATGTTCTAACACGCATTCTAAGGCAATATATTATTATCTCTTTAAGCTCTTATTCTTCTGTATCTTGATACCGATCGAAGTGCATCCAATTCGAGTGCGACTGATCTTCCAAGATTGTAATTGTTCAATTCGTGTGGTTTAAATTTACTCTATCATCGTTTATTTCAATTGCAACTTAATTTATCGCTTTGTGTCAAGTTAATCCGCATATCCTTAAAACTagttacaaattcaattgttatcagAATTTGTGGGTAAACATTAACCTTTTAATACATGAGGCATGCATTACACTGGACTCCAAATAATTAAATGGAGATTATTCAACAGACACAGAAGAAACTCCAAGTTTTGTATCATGATGATGtaaaaaatttcacattcttagTGTGATTTGACCTGCTCTAACAGGTTATCAATTCTCTTTTCCAGGTAATTATCGACCTATGTTTACTGTGAAAAGTTACTTGCAGATGGTTTTTCAGTAACCCGAGAATATGAATTCTACGCATCAGTTAAGCTGTTAACAAAACCAACGATGACCTCATAATAAGTAAATGTGTGCCTAGTTTTCTCTTGGGTTGAATTGTTCCTGCCAGATATTCCTTAACTAGTAGTTATGGCCCCATATTTCTTACTTGACTCTGTTTTCAAAGTAATCACTAGTGTAATGCGATGCAGTGAATTAAAAAATTATGAAGAGAGGGCTGGTGGGCAGCTAATGGGAGACAAATGATGTAAGAAATGGTGTATTAACCATTCTGTCAAATGAGAATGACCACTTCATATGGAGCAATAAGGATTCTTGTGTCTCTTCTCATCGGCTTTTCAGAACTAATTTCTTAAATTCGATTCCACAAGGTAAAGAATCAGAGAAAAACCTAGAGAAGCTTGTGCATCATTAACTTGACATCTAAGATCGATTGGTTCGAGCCACGAACGCTAGCAGATAATTGATTTACCAACTAATTCAGCTTCAGAGCAATAGTCATGTGCGCATAAATTTTAGACTTGAAAAGAGAGGGAAACGACACTCCTTTGCATTGTCCCGTTATCCATAATAGTAATACAGAACAAACACACAAACCAGTCACTAGAACAACCTATATTGAACGATATAGAAATATAGATTTCCAATTAAACCAGATGACTATATTCATCCTTGACACTTTATTTAGCTTTTATATTCATAGTAATACAACAGCATATCAACAAACATTTCCAAACAGCTGAAAATCCCTATGACAAGACACTGGAGTATCATGAAGGGCTTATTGTGTACTAATGGAGAAAGGGTTCCACAAACATAAAAAGCATGAAAGTGATTAGGACTTTTATTGGCTTTTAGCATTAGCCTCCTTTGGGATGTCATTTATGCATCAACTTCAGCAGCTTTGCCAGATGCCAAACCATCAACACATTCACCGCCGCCACCACAGCTGCTACAACCACTGCTTTTAAACCTATTTCCACAACCTCCTCCACAACCACCACCACAGCCGCCGCCGCCACAGCCTCCACAACCACTGTTATTCAACCTACTTTCAGAATCATACCCACAACCACCAATACCACCACAGCCCCCACAGCCACCACAACCACTGCTTTCGTACATACTTCCACAGCCTCCCCCGCAGCCACCACTGCCACACCCCCCACAACCACCACTCTCCAATTTGTTTCCACAACCAGCACCACAACTGCCGCAGGCCCCACTCCTCATAACACTACCGCAACCACTACCACAACCACTGCCGCAGCCTCCACTTATAGCTCCTTTTGCTGGTGCTGCAATGTTTCCTTTGGTAGCCTCCAGGTCCAACGGCATTCCCTTCTCTGCCTCAGATTTCAGATTAGCTTTGTTGCCTTCTTCATGGCTCATGTCAGTTTCTTGAGTTGAAAAATCAATCTCTTTGGAATGTTTGGCACTGCCTACCAGGCTACTATACCCTTCCTTCCTCAAAGTATCACAAAGTACAAAAGCTGTTATAGAACCAGGCAATAGGAACCACTCCTCTTTTACCTGATTTTACAAGGAAAATATATTTCTTAGATAGATGTGATTCCGCGAGATGAAACTGGAACAACAGTATAAACAAATAGCTTACATTGATAACTCCAAATTTCAAGTCAATCAATGCCAATGCCTTTCCATAAGGGTCCTGTGCAGAGAACTCTATAGCTGTTAAAAAATCATCAGGACTCCTTTGCTTTGTGCAAGGCTTGTGCTCATAATCCAGCTTCTGACCAGGGAAGAATTTCACCTGTACAACATATGAGTGCGGAAACTGTTAAGTCATGGAGAGTCAGAACAATGTAAACTTTTGGAATCATTACGAATTATGGGTAACAGCGAACAGATTTAGCTATTTCATGACTTTGAAATAAGTGAGTAAATGAGAAGCTGTACAAGAGAACTTTAACCGCAATACTCATTCATAATATCGGAAACACAAATTCTTGAAATTGCTGAGAGGCCACAACAATGATGTTAAGTGTATAGCTTTACGGTGACTGAAATTGTTGTGTCTTAGTGTAATAGCATTTTGCAGCACCAAGAACAACTACCAAATTCAACAACTTACTATATACTAAGCTCTGTAATGTTCCAAACACAAAATTTTTCCTCGAGGAAAAAAATAGCACGACAAAATGTTTCCTCGAGGAAAAAAATAGCACAACAATGGCTGGAACCATCGAAGCAGAACTTAGAGGTAGAGCCTCTGTTACAGAGTGTTAGCAGCAAAGCCATGTTCctaggaaaacccagtgggaacaTGAGATGAAACTAATATGACAGATAATTGGTGTTTTTCAGCAAAGATCCATTCTGACATATCTGATAGGAAATTAGTCATTCAATAGATGAGTGTAAGAGTGACAATGGCAGATATTAAATGAGAGTGGTAACCGTATTTTCCCCTAGTTTTGAACCCTAGAAAAAAGGAAGATATAACAGATAAACACTCACATTCCTGTGACCAACCAACTCCAAAAGGTGGCCATCATCACTGCTGGATTTTTGTAGTTGAAGGGACCACTGAGCATCTAGCAGCAACCACTCTTTCCCTACTAACTCAGCAAGAGAATGTACCTCGCCAGACTTGCTTATGCCAATTACGTCCTTCTGCAATGTAGAATCATTTTTCCCCTTTGATTTCGTCGAGTCCCTACAGTGGAACCATGATGTTCAACAGAATTTCAAGCAGCAAGGAGAAAAGGTAATGACAGTTTCCTAACTTCTCATACTTCCACATGTTTGGTGAAATTATCGGTTTTGCTTAAAACTTTCACCAAGAAACAAAGGTCCTCGCACATTTGCAATATAAGACAGGTCCCCCAATACTGAATTAGGTTCATCAAAGAATTCATAAAAGGATTAAACCCAAGTTCgtttaaaagagaaaaaagcTTTCTGAAGAATTTGATTGTGACACCAAAGTCGCAAATATGTCAGATGAAGCCACAAGAAATCATTATCATGAAACCGCAGTTAATCACAAATACAAGCGGAAAAAAAAAGCAGATAGTGCATAGATAACAGGCACATTTATGTTAAAGTCCCTAACTAGAACTGCATCAACAGCATAAAACGATTAACATTAAGTACCTCATTTGCAGGCTAATGACCTCATCACCAGCATCATCGATGACACCAGTCCAATTCTTAGCATACTGAATCCTCCCAGGAAGAGGGAAAAAGCAAGAAGTTTTGGAGAATGCTCGAGAACGAACAAAGTGAAAGACATATGGTGCTGCCATAGGCGTTGTAACTGAGATTGCTACTCGTAAATAGATTGGCTTTAGTGTTTCCATTTTAGAGTTTGGAACAACTTCCACCCATTTTTCCATTgtaagttttgaagttgggcaaATTAAATCTTCTAAAGAGACTTTAGCAGAACCCATAGGTTTCACAGAATTTAGAATAGGCAAACCAGAAGATGAGTAGGACATGAGATCAAGAAGAAGATGACCATTAGGTTCACACTGGAAAGTAGCAACCTGTTTTTCCCCACTGATAGACAAAATAGTACGTTTCCTCTTTGCATTGAATATTTTATCAGGCTGAGTCTTGCTAAATGAGATGAAGAAGCTTCCCTTGCGCCCTTCTGGTAAGTTTCTGATATCTACAAACTCTAACATAACCTGTaaataattaaagaagttaaTAAAAGTTCCAAATTACTGTAAGAGTGACTAATTTGAATATAAAACCACTTCAACAAGAAACATGGAAGCCGTGTAATTGTAAGCAATAAGTAGTTTCTGTTAACTGATCAGTGATCTAGAAATCTAGGCTACGCATTGAAGTTTTTTGTAACAGAGAGCAGCAACACTCAAGATAGGCAAGGGTACAGTTAAATGCATTGACACCATACCCACATTCCAAAAAACGAGACAGATAATGATTGTTTTAGATGTCATCGTAGGGGTTAAAGTTGTAATAACTTTCTACACTGGATGTAAATCTTTATATATATTGTGAAATGGCTCCTATGATCTCTAGCTTTACCAACATACTGATGAACAACAACGATCATTCTTAACATACATATATTAGGTTTCAGCACATACTCCAGATTTCTCATCCTTGTACTGATTACTTCAGATGTAAAACTGGAAACGGAAATCATAATATGTAAGCATCTCAAATATATCAATAGTATCAAATCAAATTATAAACGATCTCGAGAAGACAAAAACAAAAGTAGAAAGATGCAGAGAATTACTTCCACAGCTTCCATCCCAGGATAATGCATTATCTTTTGGTGCTCGGGCAAAGTATCTTCCTTCTTGCTTACTGTGCTGGAGAAGAAATGA contains:
- the LOC104233188 gene encoding glycine-rich domain-containing protein 1-like, producing MDISEERMEMEQQFEWNEAQKIVINVDLVAAAKEQLNFLATVDRNRWLYEGRGLDKAIHRYYSCWLPLLAKHSESPFFEGPLVVPLDCEWIWHCHRLNPVRYKTDCKKLYGRILDNHDVVSSVKAESKQDTEELWQHLYPNEPYDLDSERALFEDIHVKPIQVEQCNDYDLVSAVKRQCPFFYQVSRPHMNNDLYLEGAVARYKGFLHLIRRNKERSIKSFTVPTYDIDLIWHTHQLHPASYCKDLVVIMGKVLEHDDTDSDRTKGKKLDTGFSRTTKQWEETYGSRYWRAGAMYRGSAPSPLRNTHFFSSTVSKKEDTLPEHQKIMHYPGMEAVEVMLEFVDIRNLPEGRKGSFFISFSKTQPDKIFNAKRKRTILSISGEKQVATFQCEPNGHLLLDLMSYSSSGLPILNSVKPMGSAKVSLEDLICPTSKLTMEKWVEVVPNSKMETLKPIYLRVAISVTTPMAAPYVFHFVRSRAFSKTSCFFPLPGRIQYAKNWTGVIDDAGDEVISLQMRDSTKSKGKNDSTLQKDVIGISKSGEVHSLAELVGKEWLLLDAQWSLQLQKSSSDDGHLLELVGHRNVKFFPGQKLDYEHKPCTKQRSPDDFLTAIEFSAQDPYGKALALIDLKFGVINVKEEWFLLPGSITAFVLCDTLRKEGYSSLVGSAKHSKEIDFSTQETDMSHEEGNKANLKSEAEKGMPLDLEATKGNIAAPAKGAISGGCGSGCGSGCGSVMRSGACGSCGAGCGNKLESGGCGGCGSGGCGGGCGSMYESSGCGGCGGCGGIGGCGYDSESRLNNSGCGGCGGGGCGGGCGGGCGNRFKSSGCSSCGGGGECVDGLASGKAAEVDA